In one window of Solanum pennellii chromosome 2, SPENNV200 DNA:
- the LOC107009510 gene encoding L10-interacting MYB domain-containing protein-like isoform X2, protein MAGRSTRLKTQVTVQQRESQCRAKWTTSLTIILVGLMVDEVQGGHKQNKSFSKKGWKCICDEFHKRTGLTWEREQLKYRYAALRKLFATMKLLLDHTDFKWDETTGLVTATDDAWDRYMKEHPDVETIRSTGCPFYKGLSVIFADSGSRGTDNGSTMHKDRLPGSSSHPQPPTLSQEELSYSESEEGPDSNEQEIVQSVSSPTNTGRKKRRKGVDGAIARAISEMAAASRLRASAVEKCSDKFTITDCIKALDKLEGVNDQVYYAALDLFNNHAAREIFLSLNVGKRLTWLTGKLSGPP, encoded by the exons ATGGCTGGGAGGTCGACTCGTTTGAAAACACAGGTAACTGTGCAGCAGCGAGAATCCCAGTGTAGAGCTAAGTGGACAACATCTCTTACTATAATATTGGTGGGGTTAATGGTAGACGAAGTTCAAGGAGGGCATAAACAAAACAAGTCTTTTAGCAAGAAAGGTTGGAAATGTATTTGTGATGAGTTTCATAAAAGAACCGGTCTTACATGGGAGAGGGAACAATTGAAGTATCGATATGCTGCACTAAGAAAGCTTTTTGCTACTATGAAATTGCTACTTGATCATACTGATTTCAAATGGGATGAAACTACAGGTCTAGTGACAGCAACAGATGATGCTTGGGATCGGTACATGAAG GAACATCCAGATGTGGAGACCATAAGGAGCACAGGCTGCCCGTTTTACAAGGGACTGAGTGTGATATTTGCAGATTCTGGAAGTAGAGGTACAGATAATGGATCTACTATGCACAAGGACCGTCTTCCCGGTTCATCATCTCATCCTCAACCTCCTACACTGTCCCAGGAAGAGTTGTCATATTCAGAGTCTGAAGAAGGTCCTGATTCCAATGAGCAAGAAATTGTTCAATCTGTGAGCTCACCTACTAATACTGGTCGAAAGAAAAGGCGTAAGGGGGTTGATGGTGCTATTGCAAGAGCTATATCAGAGATGGCTGCTGCTTCAAGACTTAGAGCTTCTGCTGTTGAGAAGTGCAGTGACAAGTTCACCATAACCGACTGTATTAAAGCGTTGGATAAATTGGAAGGTGTCAATGACCAAGTATATTATGCTGCTTTGGATCTCTTCAACAATCATGCAGCTAGGGAGATTTTCTTATCTCTCAACGTTGGGAAGCGGCTTACCTGGTTGACTGGCAAGTTGTCTGGTCCTccctaa
- the LOC107009510 gene encoding L10-interacting MYB domain-containing protein-like isoform X1: MPCLDGGNCELGENPVVYCNESRSVFTAAVSSEMAGRSTRLKTQVTVQQRESQCRAKWTTSLTIILVGLMVDEVQGGHKQNKSFSKKGWKCICDEFHKRTGLTWEREQLKYRYAALRKLFATMKLLLDHTDFKWDETTGLVTATDDAWDRYMKEHPDVETIRSTGCPFYKGLSVIFADSGSRGTDNGSTMHKDRLPGSSSHPQPPTLSQEELSYSESEEGPDSNEQEIVQSVSSPTNTGRKKRRKGVDGAIARAISEMAAASRLRASAVEKCSDKFTITDCIKALDKLEGVNDQVYYAALDLFNNHAAREIFLSLNVGKRLTWLTGKLSGPP, encoded by the exons ATGCCGTGTTTGGATGGCGGAAATTGTGAATTAGGGGAAAATCCAGTTGTTTACTGTAACGAAAGTAGGTCAGTTTTTACAGCAGCAGTTTCCTCAGAG ATGGCTGGGAGGTCGACTCGTTTGAAAACACAGGTAACTGTGCAGCAGCGAGAATCCCAGTGTAGAGCTAAGTGGACAACATCTCTTACTATAATATTGGTGGGGTTAATGGTAGACGAAGTTCAAGGAGGGCATAAACAAAACAAGTCTTTTAGCAAGAAAGGTTGGAAATGTATTTGTGATGAGTTTCATAAAAGAACCGGTCTTACATGGGAGAGGGAACAATTGAAGTATCGATATGCTGCACTAAGAAAGCTTTTTGCTACTATGAAATTGCTACTTGATCATACTGATTTCAAATGGGATGAAACTACAGGTCTAGTGACAGCAACAGATGATGCTTGGGATCGGTACATGAAG GAACATCCAGATGTGGAGACCATAAGGAGCACAGGCTGCCCGTTTTACAAGGGACTGAGTGTGATATTTGCAGATTCTGGAAGTAGAGGTACAGATAATGGATCTACTATGCACAAGGACCGTCTTCCCGGTTCATCATCTCATCCTCAACCTCCTACACTGTCCCAGGAAGAGTTGTCATATTCAGAGTCTGAAGAAGGTCCTGATTCCAATGAGCAAGAAATTGTTCAATCTGTGAGCTCACCTACTAATACTGGTCGAAAGAAAAGGCGTAAGGGGGTTGATGGTGCTATTGCAAGAGCTATATCAGAGATGGCTGCTGCTTCAAGACTTAGAGCTTCTGCTGTTGAGAAGTGCAGTGACAAGTTCACCATAACCGACTGTATTAAAGCGTTGGATAAATTGGAAGGTGTCAATGACCAAGTATATTATGCTGCTTTGGATCTCTTCAACAATCATGCAGCTAGGGAGATTTTCTTATCTCTCAACGTTGGGAAGCGGCTTACCTGGTTGACTGGCAAGTTGTCTGGTCCTccctaa